From the genome of Thalassoglobus sp. JC818:
GGCGACAAACGTCATTGACTCCCTGAAGTCGAAAGTGCACATCCCACATCGAAAAGAACAGCCATCTTGGCTCATAAGCGGGAAAGGACAGGGAAAAGGCTGGATATCTTTCGCGAACGGAATCGGAAACATCTATCAGATGGAAGCCAAGCAAGGTGAATCCGAATTTAAGCAGAGCGATCTTATCCCGCACACTCCAGAATTCTTCTCACCGATCGTAATGCCATACCCATACGATCCAGAGGCGGAGTGTCCTGCATGGTTTGAATTCTTGGCTCACAACCTCGATGGGGATGCGAGACGCATCGAGCTGTTGCAAGAGTGGTTCGGCTATTGCCTGATTCCCGGAAACGAACGACAGAAGTTTCTGATCCTGTATGGCGAAGGCGGAACCGGGAAATCAACAGCACTCGCGGCGCTACGGGGTTTGCTTGGTGAAGAGAATGTTTCGTCTGTCCCTCTTGAGCAGTTTGGAAGTCGGTTCTCACTGATTCAAACCGTGGGGAAGCTCGCGAACATTGCGGCCGATACTGGTGAGATCGACAAGACTGCTGAAGGCTATCTGAAGTCGTTCACGTCCGGCGACAAGATGCAATTTGAGCAGAAGATGAAGCCAGTCTTCTCAGCAGTGCCGACTGCGAAAATGATTCTCGCGACAAACAACCTGCCAAGATTCACAGATCGAACGGCGGGCATCTGGCGACGCATTGGCTTGATCCCATTCGATACGAAGGTTGATCCGTCAAGGCGAGTGGTCGGAATGGATACGCCGAAGTGGTGGCTTGAGAACGGCGAACTTTCCGGAATCTTCAATTGGGCGATGCAAGGCCGCATGCGACTCGAAGAACGGGGTGAATTCACAACCTCAGAGAAGTGTGAAGACATCATTGAAGAGTATCGGATTCAGTCAAACCCAGCGATGAACTTCCTCATGGAACACTACGCTGAGAGTCAAAATGGGTACGTCGTGACCTCGGATGTTTACGCCGGCTACAAACAATGGTGCGACGACAACGGGTATCGGAAGCTGTCTGCCGGGCAATTTGGAAAAGAAGTCAACCGAACGTTCCCGACAGCAGTTAAGACTAGAAAGAACATAAATGGCGAACGTCACAACACTTACGAAGGAATCTACAAAGTCAAGGACCATGCCGGGATTAAATCTTGGTCATAGTAGTCACAGTAGTCACAGTAATCCTATTTGGCACGCGTGGGGATTTGTAACCAACGGCCAAGAGAGTCAATACATCCATGATATGAATCAAATGAGATAACTATGACCACTATGACCACTGTGACCAAAGGCCAATTACAGCGAGAGGAAATCTGATGAACTCACAAGCTGAAAAGACTTGTCCGTGTTGCAAGCTCACAAGCCGACATCATGTGTGGCTTGTCGCACTGGGCTGTTTTGAATGTGTTTCGTGTTTCTGGCGATGGGGTGATGAATGATCAACACAGCCGAGAACACGACAACCAACAGTCAACGGGTTGCCGATCCTACACCGGCGGAGATTCGCGAGCGATGCAAGGAAATCCAAGCGGGATGGACAGCCGAAGAACGGGAACGGCGATGGGTCGGCGGCGCTCGAGAAGATTGGACCGTTCCACAAGTTCGGGCGGTTGGGTTTGGGAAGACGTCGGGGGAGGACGTTTGACCGCATAATTGATGCGGAAGTCGAAGGTACTTCCCAGCGGCACGTTATGTGGCGTGTTCGGGATTTTCTCGCATTTTCTGTGCCATATAACTTTCAAAAACGGCATGTCGTCGTCTTGATTCACTCACTAGGTCAAATGGACAACAGGTTATGAGCGGGATTCAGTGTTCGAATTGCGGGTCGGATGACTCAATCGTACGTGATACGAAACCGGAAGATGGTGCGCGTGTTCGTCTGCGTGAATGCAAAGAGTGCGGGTATAAGTTCTGGACTCATGAGACACTAGGGCGGTTTCCGTCCGGCAAGATCCCATATATGCGGCCGGAAGTCATATATGCTATCAAAATGCTCGACAGGCTGTATGAAGTTCTTCCGGATGAGTCGAAACCTGCGATAATACATCCAGATTCAACGTCTCACTAGGAATTACACAATGACTGACTTCGAAGGCGTGTTAATTACGCCAGGACAGCGGGTTGAGTGGGTGCCAGGCGAGCGACTCGAACGCTACCAGGAACACTTAAGAAAAGCGGCGTCGGGCGATTTGGACGCCCAACTTGAATGTGAACGACTCAATCCGGGTGGTCCCAGCGCAGTCGATCGGGATATCTTGGAATTCCAACATCTGGAAACACAGATTGCACTCTGTGCGGGTGATCTTGCGAAGATTCAAAAGCAATCTGACCGGGCTGAGCGAGCACTTGAGAAGGCGCAGGACGAATACTACGAGGCTGAGAAGCGACTTCAGGAAGCACAGACAGCAGCACGTAAGCTCCACACGGAACAGAACCGAATCAAACAAGAGCGCGACGCTTTCCGAAGCATGAAAACCTCGTCTCAACTGCACGTTTCTGAGATGTTTCCAACACAATTCGAAGAGGATGAATAATGGTACTCCCAAAAATTCGAGTTCCACTTGATCAATTGAAACAACGTTACAACGAGGTCGTCTATCGGCAAGAACCGAAGATGATCCCACTCAGAGAAGACTGGACGGTTTTTTCGCGAGTTGACAACTTGCGGGATGTGGTCCATCAGTGCTGCATCCATGATGGTCAGCCACTCAGCGAAAGAGAGCCGGATAACATCCGAACCGCGATCACTGGCGCTGCGCTTGGCAATCTGTTTTCCGAGACGATCGGAACTGAGATCAATGCCGGTTTCGATCAGCTGAACGACACAACGGATTGGGTCCGATCTGGCGAACTCGCGTCAAGCAAGATTCAAGAACGCTTGCGATTGTCTCACAACGCAGCGGGCCGAATGCAGGAAGTTCCACGCGGCAAAGTCGCTTCGGGATTCATCGTCGACATTGAAGGTGTTGAAGAGATTCGCGGGGTGCGGTTCGCCAAGGTGCTTACCGTCGATGAGCAGGACATTATTGACCAGAACGTCGATATGTTGACGCGGGCGCCTCGGTTGCTCGGTCAAGCTGCAAGGCGCGTGCGTCCGGATTTGGTCTATGCGACACTTCTGCAGAATCCGGAATTGTCGGATGATACGCCGATCTTCGACGCGAGCCGTGGAAACGCTGGCGAGGCTGAATTGAGTACTTCCAGTTTCGCCGATGCGGTTCAGTGGATTCGCACACGGACCGAGGAAGGCATCAATCTAGATCAGCAACCAAAGTTCCTGATTGTCACACCAAAGCTTGAGAACGCAGCGAGAACGATTCTCAGGGACCGCGAGTTGAACGGCGAACAGAACAAGATTCAATTGCGAGTTGAATCACGTCTTGAGACCGGGGTGATTGATCCCATCAGCGATGAGATGGTCAGCGGTTCAGAGTCGCGGTGGTATCTGATCGGCAGCGGTGCAAGCTTCGAATTCGCAACTGTTGAAGGTCGTCCGCAAATTGGCCGTTTCGTTCAAACTCGGGGAACGTGGGGGCTAGCTCATGATGTGAAGTGGACAGTTGGACTTGTCGCGCTCGATTGGCGAAGCATGTACCGGGGCAACGTTTAGAAAATCCTGTTGCGGCCGGGCGTGTTGCGTCTATCCCGATAACAGGCGCAGCACGCTCGGTTTGGGTTGAGAAGGGCAATGAAATGACATCCACGGACTATCTAAAGCAATGTCAGCATTGCGGCGAAACCAAACGATACAAGGCGACTCCAGAGGGTTCCGACGTGGTTTCCGTTCTCCGCAAGATGGCGATTCGCAGAACAGAGCCGACCGTCTGGCAATGCAAGTGCGATGCGTGCGGGAAAAGCAGTTGCCACAGCCGTAGGACGTTCACACAGAGCGAAGTTCGCCAATACCTGGGAGGCGCTGAGTAGTGTCCATTCGATCGTTTACAAAGTGGCTCACAGAGAAACCCGATTCCCCGAACTGGATACCCAGCGAGGGGAAAGACTATTGCCGTCGATGCTTGAATGATGATCTGCACACTTTCCATGTCCGGGCAATCGGCAAAGATGCAGAACCGGGAACGGCTGAGGCATGGTTTCACGCTCCAAAGTGGGCGGTAGCCTGCCGGGCATGCGGGACATACTACGAACTTCACAGGGACGTCACAGAACAATGAAACTTCAGATCGCTCGCACTCTTCGCGTTGTCGGTGTGCCCTTACCGGGTGAACGTGAGGAGTGCGAGTATCTTCTCTGTCGAGTCTGCAATTCTTCGGACTGGTGCGAACTGGTGATTGACAACCGTGATTCCTCGATCTGGAGAAGCTGTCAGCAGTGCGGGTTGAGATTCAGGATATGGGAGCGAACATGCGAGCATTGAAAACCCTAGCGGCGTTTCTATTGCTTGCGGGTTCAGTCCAAGCACAAACGAC
Proteins encoded in this window:
- a CDS encoding phage/plasmid primase, P4 family; this translates as MEFPVLDPNTEFVESSPEQSCPICSSISGCKFQTTASEVTVFCKNKTAHDVHGAATQVEDVNGTVWFRYVITRSTKINNPFEGKIDLHDYLDLRRSGLSDETIESCQFYTEEHYERLASIINWKSYSKKMGSALVIPFFGMDGELNGFKRIKPLYPKKDRNGRKQKYLSPKGVDTQPYFPPKIIPHLLETTVSLIITEGEKKAAKATQEGFPCIGLPGVDCFRQKGKDKLSPELQRVKWQGREVFICYDSDLSEKEQVAQAEAKLASFLSKVGAKVKVIRLPDGPDGSKQGLDDYLINHGRVEFSKLRDKAEDPLEVDAGELSDGFDAAVTAEEFLATLCLHNGVSYNLRFWRDEFWTWAHGRYTPIPDSDLRCAVRKFIDDQFEKPLLSMATNVIDSLKSKVHIPHRKEQPSWLISGKGQGKGWISFANGIGNIYQMEAKQGESEFKQSDLIPHTPEFFSPIVMPYPYDPEAECPAWFEFLAHNLDGDARRIELLQEWFGYCLIPGNERQKFLILYGEGGTGKSTALAALRGLLGEENVSSVPLEQFGSRFSLIQTVGKLANIAADTGEIDKTAEGYLKSFTSGDKMQFEQKMKPVFSAVPTAKMILATNNLPRFTDRTAGIWRRIGLIPFDTKVDPSRRVVGMDTPKWWLENGELSGIFNWAMQGRMRLEERGEFTTSEKCEDIIEEYRIQSNPAMNFLMEHYAESQNGYVVTSDVYAGYKQWCDDNGYRKLSAGQFGKEVNRTFPTAVKTRKNINGERHNTYEGIYKVKDHAGIKSWS
- a CDS encoding Mu-like prophage major head subunit gpT family protein; translation: MVLPKIRVPLDQLKQRYNEVVYRQEPKMIPLREDWTVFSRVDNLRDVVHQCCIHDGQPLSEREPDNIRTAITGAALGNLFSETIGTEINAGFDQLNDTTDWVRSGELASSKIQERLRLSHNAAGRMQEVPRGKVASGFIVDIEGVEEIRGVRFAKVLTVDEQDIIDQNVDMLTRAPRLLGQAARRVRPDLVYATLLQNPELSDDTPIFDASRGNAGEAELSTSSFADAVQWIRTRTEEGINLDQQPKFLIVTPKLENAARTILRDRELNGEQNKIQLRVESRLETGVIDPISDEMVSGSESRWYLIGSGASFEFATVEGRPQIGRFVQTRGTWGLAHDVKWTVGLVALDWRSMYRGNV